Below is a genomic region from Sorghum bicolor cultivar BTx623 chromosome 9, Sorghum_bicolor_NCBIv3, whole genome shotgun sequence.
TTTATGTCCACTCACTTAGCCCAGTTAAACATCTATTGGTGcataaaaatattctatttaTCGCATTTTGCAGAATTTCCAAATGCAGCCTCAACAGGTTTAAGTAAGGCTGCACTGGTCAGTATCTTGGTTAGCTCAATTGCTGGCGCTATTTTACTTTCTGTGGTAGCTACCATGCTTATAGTAAGAAGGCGTTCAAGACATAGAACTGTCTCAAAGCGTTCATGTAAGTCATTTACATTTGGTTTTATGAGTGACCTTTTAGCTGTGTAGCACATAGCTCgttcaagagagagagagaggacctGAAGATACATATCATGCTGTTTGCAGTGTCAAGGTTTTCTGTCAAAATTGATGGCGTTAGATGCTTCGCATTTGAAGAAATGGCTATAGCCACAAATAATTTTGATCTATCAGCCCAAGTTGGCCAAGGAGGTTATGGAAAAGTCTACAAGGGGATTCTAGCCGATGGAGCAGTTGTTGCAATCAAACGAGCACATGAGGATTCTCTTCAAGGTTCAAGGGAGTTCTGCACAGAGATAGAGTTATTATCAAGATTGCATCATCGCAATTTGGTTTCATTGGTTGGCTACTGTGATGAAAAGGATGAGCAGGTGAAACCTTTTGAAAAGGATGAGCAGGTGAAACCGTTTGATTTTAATAGATTGTGAGCATCCCTGAACTGCTCCTCAAATCTTGTTTTGCAGATGCTGGTTTATGAATTCATGTCAAATGGCACTTTACGTGATCATCTTTCTGGTAAGTAATTGGAGAGATCCATTATCAGGTATTTGAACATTTTCTCTTTCTTATGCTAATCAAAACACCTCTTCTTGTTTTCCATCATTTGCCAACCGCAGCCAAGTCCAAGAGACCTCTAAGTTTTGGTTTGAGGTTGAAAATCGCATTGGGTGCTGCAAAAGGAATTTTGTATCTACATACTGAAGCAGATCCACCTATATTCCACCGTGATGTTAAGGCCAGCAACATTCTGTTGGACTCCAAATTCGTCGCGAAGGTAGCTGATTTTGGTCTCTCAAGGCTTGCTCCAGTGCCAGATGTCGAAGGGACATTACCAGCTCATGTCTCCACTGTTGTTAAGGGCACCCCGGTAAGTGTCAGTGTGTCAGTCACATCGACAATGTCAAAATTACCATGCTTTCTTTTGCAGCAGTACTATATCATACCATTATTATTTTGGCAGGGCTATCTTGATCCAGAATACTTCCTAACTCACAAATTGACGGATAAGAGTGATGTTTACAGCCTCGGTGTCGTGTTCCTTGAAATGTTGACTGGTATGAAACCAATTGAGCATGGTAAAAACATCGTGAGAGAGGTATGCACTCTTCAGCTATGGATACATTACACTTGTAAAGGGCAGCCAGTTCTCACAaaattatattaaaaaaatgacAGCTGAAACCGGTTCCAATCCATAAGCTTAGACTGTTATTATCATGAGACTTGCTGTCGGTAATAAACCAAGCACATATGTAATGACGAACTGCATTTTCCTATTCCTGTAGGTAAACTCAGCTTGCCAGTCAGGCTCAGTTTCTGAAATAATCGATGGCCGGATGGGCTTGTACCCCCCAGAATGCATCAGGAGGTTCCTATCACTAGCAACCAAGTGTTGCCAGGATGAAACTGATGACAGGCCTTCCATGTGGGAGATTGTGAGAGAACTTGAGCTCATCTTGAGGATGATGCCTGAAGAGGACGTGATTCTGCTGGAAACCTCAGAGACAGACTCAACCGATGTCAGTAAATCGTTGTCAACTTCAGCGACTGGGACCCTCTTCATCTCGTCACAGGCCTCTGGGAGTCTTGATGCGAGCAGCGGCATGATCTCTGGAAGGGTAACTCCTCGGTAGGCATGTGCAATTCTTGTGAATATGCAGCAAGTTTGTTCTGTAACATTATAGTTATAGACTTAGCACTCCCAGGTCCTGTCTTTTCTGAATTATTCAGCCGAATGTATAGTAGATAATAGCTTATGATACACAGGAACATAGCTGGCATTGCCTTCTTTAACCTTCTGATATGTTAATCTGCTTTCTGTAAATGAACACAGCTTTGAATGCTGACACGTTTAGGGTCTATTCGGTGTTAGAACTTAGAAGTAACAAAGTTTTGCCGCAGAAAGTCATTGCAATTAGTCTCTTTGCTAAAGGACACATGGGGTTCTGAGAGCGCAAGTGCTCCACTGTCAAACTACTTATTTACATGAATCAAGGACAACCTACATTGATCGATGTACTTCTCGCCGGTTGTAATTGGACACCCATAATTTCAGAAAGAACAGGTCAACAAAAAGGAGCAAAATGGATGACCTGACAGGAGAGCGCATCACTAGCATGGCGGGCTTACCAAAAAGCAGCATTCCCTTACCAAAGAGTGCCTAATATTGCAAGTTTGATGTAAACTAATTGGAAAACTACCGGCGTCCTCGGAGTTTTCTCCTTTTGGCACCTTTTGGAGGCTCAGCAACAGGTGATTCTTCCTGGTCAGGCTCTTCCTTGGTACCCCCACTGGCATTCTTGTCATCAGGCTCAGCCTCTTTCACATCATCATCAATagcttttattatataaatctgCAATAGAGAAGAGATTTATGCGGAGTTCATACAATCAGGTCCAACAAAATGCAGCTGAATATACACTAGAACAAATGGTTAACCTTGAGTgccaaaaaaaatacaaagttGTTGACAAGATATTAATACAACctcatatttatttataaatattgATAGTGCAGGACACAGGAGAAAGGTAAGCATCAATGTCTCTGTGCAGTAATACAAATCTAACAGGCCCAACAGCATAAGATGGCTAAACTGGATTCCAATTCCTTGCCATTGCTTGCTTGATACATTATGGGGGCACTTTTAGAAACACGTTCTCTTCCAGAGTATTCATGCCAGAAACTTGACTTTGTTTTCATTCTTATGACAAATGTGGAATTAGCAGAAGGTGAAAAACTTTTGCAAGTTTAGACAGCCATGATAAGAAAATGAGTACAGTCCACCAatggtcctcaaacttgttcgaTTGTGTCATCCTGGTCCCTAAACTCATAAATCAACcatttaggtcctcaaacttgttcatctGTGTCATCCTAGTTACTAAACATGCAAATCGCTCctttaggtcctcaaacttgttcggctgtgtcatcccggtccctagaCTTACAAATCACCCGTTTAGGTCCTAAACTTTTACatttgtgtcatcccggtccctaaatgTTGTAAACTAGAATTGTCCAAAAATtgtaaatctaattttgttagactcctgGTAGCATGTACTTTAAATTAGAATAAAAGAAATCACCATGTACTTTCTATTTTTAACTCTGCGGTTAAATAACTAAATAGGCACATAAGTTTTTATATGTTGTTTGCAGGAATATTGAGCAGATTGAGAACGTCTAATTTAAAGTACATGTTATGAGgaatctaacaaaattggatttatATTTTTTGGACAgttctataaatatatattgAGTTTACAAGTTTACAACATTTACACCATTCAGGGACCTGGATGACACAACTGGACAAGTTTGGAGACCTAAACGGCTGATTTGCATGTTTAGGGACCAGGATGACACAGCTGAAAGTTTAAGTACCTAAATGGTTGATTTGCGAGTTTATGGACCGAGATGATACCGATGAACAAGTTTGATGACCTAAACGGTCGATTTgcgagtttagggaccgggatgatacagttgaacaagtttgaggaccgtTGGTGGACTTTACTATAAGAAAAATCTATTTGGTCCAAAGTAGTGTGCAATGTCGAAGTAAACAAGCATGATTTAGTACCTTAAATCTGTCATGCTCAGCCAATTCAAAGACCAATGAATCCCCTTCCTCCAGGTTGTGGTGCATTGCAAATCCCCTCCATCCACCACTTAGACCTGTTCGGTTTCCAATATAGACAGCATCAAATTCAACACCCTCTTCATCCTCCAACACCATCCTAAACTCTTTGGAAGGCAGATTATCTTTGCAGAAGCTTGTAGGAAGACCCTTGTAAAACGTAAAGAAAATATCCTTGATTAGAAATTGATCCTATGCTTTTCTGACAAATTAGTCAAACAAATCCTAGAATATCTTAGAGCTTACAAGCCAAAAGCAGCTGGACACATGTGATCGAACCATGGTCTTAACAAAAGATGGGTTATTAGGGTCTAGACTGTCTTGAAGTTTCTCAGCTTTTCTGAAAGCACGTTGTTGCTGTTGATAAGAAGAAATTCTTCCTGTGTATTCTCTTCCATGCTCTGTATTCCTACCACCACCGCGCCTGTTCAACAGAAGAAAGTAGCTCATGGTTGAGTCTAGTCACAAACTCACAATACCATCGAATCTACATTGATAAGGTAAACAAACGCATTACCTTATGCCACGCAGAAAAGTATCTAGTTCAGCAAACTAGCAGAACAAACAAAAAGCATgtcagtgtcaacattattatGAACAAAACCTCCTCGCACTACTAATTTCAAGAAGAACTAATTTGATACAAAATCACAATCTTATGGGATCATAATCGCCAATCATGAGTTTGAGAGATTCTAATGTCATCCCCCAAAATGGAATAACAATCCATAGTGGACTAACTCGGTTCTTGGATGAAGTTCCTGAAACCAAATGCCCCAAAACCATGGGCTTGACTGTTCATATGGGATATGACCTATTCAGGACATGAGATGTCTCTACCCCACACAATCGAAATGTAAAATAGGCCATACTACAAGAATTACAGGAATAAAATTCGACGGGATATTCAAGCAGGGTATAGTAACAGGCAGTACCAATTTCACGAGAAGCGTGTGTTTTTTATCAGTATTACATACAGTCCAATGAAGAACTCACATCGTCCTTGTAGGAAACCGTGGTCTTGGCCCTCGAAGAACGCCGCACCTCGGTGGCGTCGAACTTCTTCCTCGCCTTGGGGCTCGCGCGCACGCCGGCCTGCAAACAGAATCACAACAACAGGTCAACACAGCATCGCCACACTAGCCCGTAACGGCGTAACGCGCACGCGCGAGAGCGGCAAAGCGGTGTACGTGCGGCCCAGCACCTTGTTCTGTTTCTGCAGGCGCGCCGCCTGGAGCAGGCTCTTGGACATCTCCTTTATACCCAAATCCTGCGCAGAGAAAACGAACGGGCGCGAGGGTTTTATTAGACACATACAAAAAGCAGATCGATGGAAGAAGCCGCGGAAATCGGCAGGGACGAAAGGAAGAAATGGAGGGTCGAATGGAAGAAAAGAGAGGGGGATCCATCATCCATGGATTGGTCCGTCATCCGTCGTCTCGAGGAGTAAGGGGAACGGGCCACGGACGGGCGTGCTCACCTCCAGGTGCTTGAGGTTCTCGAGGACCCTCTTCCTGCGCTGCTCCTCGTAGGCCGCGCCGgaggcggctgcggctgcgctgCTCGCTTTCGCCGCCATGTCCGTCCCCGCCGCTCTCCCTCCTCCTTCCCTTTCctcccctctccccctcctgctTCCCTCACTCGGCGAGAGTGGAGCGAGAAAGAGAATGGTGTGTGTGGCTTTTAGAGTTCTTTTCTACTAGAGAGAGAAAAAGGCAGGCGGAGGAGACGACGAGAGTTGCTTGGTATAGTAGTAGgcattgaaatttcaaattggaCGGGagccgaggccttgtttagaaaccaaaaaccaaaaaaaattcaatatTTTCTAtctcatcaaatcttgcggcagatacatagagcattaaatataaatgaaaacaaaaactaattatatagtttacctataaatcacgagacgaatcttttaagtctaattactctataattagtaAACaacatttgttaaataaaaataaaaataacatagtgttaaaatccaaaagTTCTAAACAAGACCCGAGAGAGATTCCCCGTGGAATGGGACTCGAGAATCTACACGCCATGGCCGTCCAACGGGCTGGGTTCAGGGTGGCTGACGCAAGGGGTCCAGTAGACCGTGACAGCAAGACGTTGACTCGTGCTAGCCAAGAGTTTACTCCCTTCATTCAAATTATAATATAAGTCATTTAAactttttaataaatatattatttttgctacagTTTAAATATATATTGTACCTAGATATACATGGCTACAACTCGAAAGGGGGAAGTAGAGATTTATAGTAATGATATTTCATTCGTTACAGAAAAAAAACAATTTTTAGGATCACCTGAAGTTCAActatcttaaatttaactaattttataaaaatagtaACAATATTTATGGCATCAGTTTAATCAAAAAAATACTTATAGCATCAAATAAGTATAGTATTACGGAAATATATTTCATGGTATACCTAATGATATTAGTTATgtcttttttatataaatttagtcgatCTTAAAATAATTTGACTTAAAATAGCTTTAAAAATTAATTTAATTTAAGACGGAGAGAGAGTAAAGGAGTTCAGGAGGTTAAAAGCTTGTAGAGTCAGCTAATTGCATGTCTTCTctgtagtttttttttcttttgtctctAGATAATTAATTTATTAGGCTAGCTAGGTAGTTTATAGAATTTTATATACATCAACTTTGCCATTGTTAACTAAAGATGTTCATGGCATATTACAAATAGTTGTTTTATTTGTCCAGCTCGGTCTTCTTAATATAGATTTAGAAACTTTTCATGTTTGTGTGATAATGATGTTAATGATGTTTACCTTCCGGGCATATAGACATACTACCTTTGTCATGTTTCAATAGTCATTCTGGCACTATACATTCATAATCTCCTTCATGCATACGGACACACCCAACGTTCAGGTCCAAAGAATCTTCGCTACACTAGGATGAAAGCTTGCCTAAATAACACACTAGGATGAAAGCTAAACGACTATTAAAATAGGACAAGAGAGTATAGTTATAATTGTATTGTTAAAGTTAGTGCATATCCAACTCGCACCAGAAGTCCATTGATCAGTGAGACTAGTAGATGTGCGCCCCCAACATAAAAAAATAGTGCTCACCTTAACACTTTTGTCTTGTACATACACACTCTCTTAGGACACTCTCAATGCTAATACACACTCTCTTAGGACACTCTCAATGCTAAAAACTATATATAGTTTttatacctattaatttctatagacactatgtatagaaactatagttccaatggatagtttctatacaatagttttttatccaatcacattcattctctctccattctcaaccaatcatacCACTTTATGTCTTGGATCTTGTGTAGACATAGTTTttaacttagacccagtttctatgatttttgctctctcttctataactaccttgccacatcagccaaatgcttaggtggcagcataattaatgtctatagaaactatgatagTTTCTGCATTGAGAGTGCTCTTAGACCAATTTCAATGAATAGTTTTATAGTATTGTTTCCAAGACTATCATGTCATATATAATTAAATAAAACTTGGATGATGCATCACTCTTAAAGCAAAGTTTTATTCTACAGTTTCATAGGCATTTGATTTCATGACTCATAGAGAGCTGGTATTCGTGCCAAGAGTGTTTCATCTATATGAAACTCATTGcatctctctcttcttaaatacattGCCATGTCATTAAAAATATCTCAAGAATGTtttatctaga
It encodes:
- the LOC8077012 gene encoding B3 domain-containing protein Os05g0481400 yields the protein MAAKASSAAAAASGAAYEEQRRKRVLENLKHLEDLGIKEMSKSLLQAARLQKQNKAGVRASPKARKKFDATEVRRSSRAKTTVSYKDDFAELDTFLRGIRRGGGRNTEHGREYTGRISSYQQQQRAFRKAEKLQDSLDPNNPSFVKTMVRSHVSSCFWLGLPTSFCKDNLPSKEFRMVLEDEEGVEFDAVYIGNRTGLSGGWRGFAMHHNLEEGDSLVFELAEHDRFKIYIIKAIDDDVKEAEPDDKNASGGTKEEPDQEESPVAEPPKGAKRRKLRGRR